Proteins encoded within one genomic window of Microcebus murinus isolate Inina chromosome 8, M.murinus_Inina_mat1.0, whole genome shotgun sequence:
- the LOC142872315 gene encoding USP6 N-terminal-like protein gives MERQKYLEIERTTKWLKMLKGWEKYKKTEKFHRRIYKGIPLQLRGEVWALLLEIPKMKEETRDLYSKLKHRARGCSPDIRQIDLDVNRTFRDHIMFRDRYGVKQQSLFHVLAAYSIYNTEVGYCQGMSQITALLLMYMNEEDAFWALVKLFSGPKHAMHGFFVQGFPKLLRFQEHHEKILNKFLSKLKQHLDSQEIYTSFYTMKWFFQ, from the coding sequence ATGGAACGGCAAAAGTACCTGGAAATTGAAAGAACTACCAAATGGCTGAAAATGttaaaaggatgggaaaaatacaagaaaaccgAAAAGTTTCATAGAAGAATTTACAAAGGAATCCCACTCCAGCTCAGAGGTGAAGTCTGGGCACTCCTTCTTGAGATccctaaaatgaaagaagaaacaagagaCCTTTATAGTAAATTAAAACACAGAGCACGGGGTTGTTCACCTGATATCAGACAAATAGACCTTGATGTCAACCGCACATTTAGGGACCATATCATGTTTAGAGACCGATATGGTGTTAAGCAGCAATCCTTATTCCATGTTCTTGCTGCATATTCTATTTATAACACGGAAGTCGGGTATTGTCAGGGCATGAGCCAGATCACAGCCTTGCTCCTCATGTATATGAACGAGGAAGATGCCTTCTGGGCGCTAGTCAAACTCTTCTCAGGTCCCAAACATGCCATGCATGGCTTTTTTGTCCAAGGTTTTCCTAAACTCTTGAGGTTTCAAGAACATCatgaaaaaatactgaataaatttcTGTCCAAGCTTAAGCAACACTTGGATTCTCAAGAAATCTACACAAGTTTTTACACAATGAAATGGTTTTTTCAgtga
- the LOC142872316 gene encoding uncharacterized protein LOC142872316, whose product MSSGRSRLRRRLWAAGRAGERSGGGGGGGGGCGGGYRSALRPIVSLPRGSRRSRAREPGSSPARHLLPPLWKRPPPPRAARPGPRLLAAGPARLTGRRQPSLLRPRPPPSWRGPGSPFP is encoded by the coding sequence ATGTCCTCCGGACGGTCCCGGCTGCGGCGGCGGCTGTGGGCAGCGGGCAGGGCGGGCGAGCGTtccggcggcggcggtggcggtggcggcggctgTGGTGGCGGCTACCGCAGTGCCCTCCGCCCCATTGTTTCCCTTCCAAGAGGATCCCGGCGAAGCCGAGCCCGGGAACCAGGAAGTTCCCCGGCGCGACACCTCCTGCCGCCGCTATGGAAACGGCCCCCGCCTCCCAGGGCGGCTCGCCCGGGACCCCGCCTCCTcgccgccggccccgcccgcctCACCGGCCGCCGCCAACCGTCGCTGCTGCGGCCGCGGCCGCCGCCATCTTGGCGCGGCCCTGGCAGCCCCTTCCCCTGA